One part of the uncultured Bacteroides sp. genome encodes these proteins:
- the rsmI gene encoding 16S rRNA (cytidine(1402)-2'-O)-methyltransferase codes for MAKLYVVPTPVGNLEDMTFRAIKVLKEADLILAEDTRTSGILLKHFEIKNAMQSHHKFNEHKMVESVVNRIKGGETVALISDAGTPGISDPGFLVVRECIKNDIEVQCLPGATAFVPAVVSSGLPNERFCFEGFLPQKKGRMTRLKSLQSETRTMIFYESPHRLLKTLTQFGEYFGTERKVSVSREISKLYEETVRGTLAELVEHFTNVDPRGEIVIVLAGLDD; via the coding sequence ATGGCAAAATTGTATGTTGTACCAACACCAGTCGGTAATTTAGAAGATATGACTTTCAGAGCTATTAAAGTATTGAAAGAAGCAGATCTTATTTTAGCCGAGGATACACGTACCTCAGGTATATTACTAAAACACTTTGAAATAAAGAACGCCATGCAGTCTCACCATAAGTTTAATGAACATAAAATGGTGGAAAGCGTTGTTAATAGAATAAAGGGTGGGGAAACTGTTGCATTGATTTCGGATGCAGGAACTCCAGGTATATCCGATCCTGGCTTTTTAGTAGTCAGGGAATGTATTAAAAATGATATAGAAGTTCAATGTCTTCCCGGAGCAACAGCTTTTGTTCCGGCAGTTGTTTCTTCAGGACTTCCGAATGAGCGTTTTTGCTTTGAAGGATTTCTTCCCCAGAAGAAAGGGCGAATGACCAGATTAAAGTCTTTGCAGAGTGAAACTCGTACAATGATTTTTTATGAATCACCTCATCGCCTGCTCAAGACACTAACGCAGTTTGGAGAATATTTTGGAACAGAGAGAAAGGTTTCTGTTTCAAGAGAAATATCTAAATTGTATGAAGAAACAGTGCGTGGAACATTGGCTGAATTAGTAGAACACTTTACAAACGTTGACCCTCGTGGCGAAATAGTCATTGTGCTGGCAGGTCTTGACGATTAG
- a CDS encoding thymidine kinase has translation MVIFSEDQILETRKRGRIEVICGSMFSGKTEELIRRLKRAKFARQRVEIYKPAIDIRYSEEDVVSHDSNSISSTPIESSASILLFSSDIDVVGIDEAQFFDNGLADVCSKLADSGVRVIIAGLDMDYKGVPFGPMPDLCAIADEVTKVHAICVKCGQLAYISHRIVKNDKRVLLGEKDEYEPLCRECYNKALKESTD, from the coding sequence ATGGTAATATTTTCCGAAGATCAAATCTTAGAAACACGAAAGAGAGGCCGGATTGAGGTTATTTGCGGTTCTATGTTTTCTGGTAAAACAGAAGAATTAATCCGCAGATTAAAAAGAGCCAAATTTGCCAGACAAAGAGTTGAGATTTACAAGCCAGCTATCGACATCCGATATTCTGAAGAAGATGTAGTTTCTCACGACAGTAATTCAATATCTTCCACTCCTATTGAATCATCTGCCAGCATTTTACTTTTTTCTTCAGACATTGACGTGGTAGGTATCGATGAGGCACAATTCTTTGATAATGGACTTGCTGATGTTTGCAGCAAATTAGCTGACAGTGGCGTAAGGGTTATCATCGCAGGATTAGACATGGATTATAAAGGAGTACCATTTGGTCCAATGCCAGATTTGTGCGCTATTGCCGACGAAGTTACAAAAGTGCATGCTATCTGTGTAAAATGCGGCCAGCTTGCATACATATCACACCGTATTGTTAAAAACGACAAACGTGTTTTATTAGGAGAAAAAGATGAATACGAACCTCTTTGCAGGGAATGTTACAATAAAGCTCTGAAGGAAAGTACTGATTAG